In Verrucomicrobiia bacterium, a single window of DNA contains:
- a CDS encoding GyrI-like domain-containing protein, with protein MFGLFPFLLFLQMLSPEPGEDTAGGGTLRFVQPVFKNVPPQVFIFKPGAGPYDSVANEFDDLIKYMAEHRIPGQLAAVFYDDPAKVPAESLRWEAGVITNQPPLHTEPYTQKIISGRRAASLIVDGLPGQNHSRYAGMQGFIRQRRHIFKPPAMEILLQPQTEAAGPKTEILLPVQQLRRGK; from the coding sequence ATGTTCGGACTTTTCCCTTTTCTTCTTTTTTTGCAGATGCTATCCCCGGAACCGGGGGAGGACACCGCCGGGGGGGGGACGCTCCGTTTCGTCCAGCCGGTTTTTAAAAACGTCCCGCCGCAGGTCTTCATTTTCAAGCCGGGGGCGGGGCCGTACGACAGCGTGGCCAACGAATTTGACGATCTGATAAAATATATGGCGGAACACCGAATCCCCGGGCAGCTGGCGGCGGTTTTTTACGACGACCCGGCCAAAGTCCCGGCCGAATCGCTCCGCTGGGAGGCGGGGGTGATTACCAACCAGCCCCCGCTCCACACCGAACCGTACACGCAGAAAATCATCTCCGGTCGCCGGGCCGCCAGCTTGATTGTGGACGGCTTGCCGGGGCAGAACCATTCCCGATACGCCGGAATGCAGGGGTTCATCCGCCAGCGCCGCCATATTTTCAAGCCGCCCGCGATGGAGATTCTGCTCCAGCCGCAAACCGAGGCCGCCGGCCCGAAAACGGAAATTTTGCTGCCCGTGCAGCAGCTAAGGAGGGGAAAATGA
- the gltX gene encoding glutamate--tRNA ligase codes for MSDVRVRIAPSPSGFLHVGTARTAVYNFLFARHHGGKFILRIEDTDTARSSEEMVSVILEGLKWLGLDWDEGPIFQSQRNELYKEWGKKLSESGQAYWCFCTPEELEERRRSAMAQKIAWKYDRKCSKLTPEEVEANKKAGKGAALRLKVPEGKTSFKDLVSGELERENADIEDMVCLRSDGRPTYNFAVVVDDYDMKISHVIRGNDHISNTFKQILLYRALNLPTPEFAHLPLILGADKKKVSKREGAVAVTDYRDLGYFPETMLNFLALLGWSPGDGREIMTKEELIAAFTIERVNTANPVFDEQKLEWMNGEYIRRFPDEELLERVFPFFEKAGLVKPDMKTALRGYLLKVISLLKERCRLLTDFPALGDYFFKEEFDYDPKGTEKQFADPKAADRLAKVINAWRELEPFTKGTTEDALRVLSEREGEKAAAFIHPIRLAITGKTMGPALFDIVEALGRERVLARLSRATAFIKTRIASPA; via the coding sequence ATGAGCGATGTCCGCGTCCGCATCGCCCCCTCCCCTTCCGGCTTTCTGCACGTCGGCACGGCCCGAACGGCGGTGTACAATTTCCTTTTCGCCCGGCACCACGGCGGAAAATTCATTTTGCGGATCGAGGATACCGACACGGCCAGAAGCTCGGAAGAAATGGTTTCCGTGATTCTGGAAGGGTTGAAGTGGCTGGGGCTGGACTGGGACGAGGGGCCGATTTTCCAATCCCAGCGCAATGAACTGTACAAAGAATGGGGGAAAAAACTCTCGGAAAGCGGGCAGGCCTATTGGTGTTTCTGCACGCCGGAGGAGCTGGAGGAAAGGCGCCGCTCGGCGATGGCCCAAAAAATTGCCTGGAAATACGACCGGAAATGCTCAAAGCTAACCCCCGAGGAAGTGGAGGCGAACAAAAAAGCCGGCAAGGGGGCCGCCCTGCGTCTGAAAGTGCCGGAGGGGAAAACGAGCTTCAAGGATTTGGTCAGCGGGGAACTGGAACGGGAAAACGCCGACATCGAGGATATGGTCTGCCTCCGCTCGGACGGCCGCCCCACCTACAACTTCGCCGTGGTGGTGGATGATTACGACATGAAAATTTCCCACGTCATCCGCGGCAACGACCATATTTCCAACACCTTCAAGCAGATTCTGCTCTACCGCGCCTTAAACCTTCCCACACCGGAGTTCGCCCATTTGCCCTTGATTCTCGGGGCGGATAAAAAAAAGGTCTCCAAGCGGGAGGGGGCCGTCGCCGTCACCGATTACCGGGATTTGGGCTACTTTCCCGAAACGATGCTCAATTTTCTGGCTTTGCTTGGCTGGTCGCCGGGGGACGGCCGGGAGATTATGACCAAGGAGGAGCTCATCGCCGCTTTCACCATCGAGCGGGTGAACACCGCCAATCCGGTTTTCGACGAGCAGAAACTGGAATGGATGAACGGCGAGTACATCCGCCGATTCCCGGACGAGGAACTTTTGGAACGCGTCTTTCCATTCTTTGAAAAAGCCGGCTTGGTCAAGCCGGATATGAAAACGGCCCTGCGCGGCTATCTTCTAAAAGTCATCTCGCTTTTGAAGGAACGCTGCCGGCTTTTGACCGATTTTCCCGCTTTGGGCGACTATTTCTTCAAGGAGGAATTTGACTACGACCCGAAGGGAACCGAAAAGCAATTCGCCGACCCCAAAGCCGCCGACCGTTTGGCGAAAGTCATCAACGCCTGGCGAGAATTGGAACCCTTCACCAAGGGGACGACCGAGGACGCGCTCCGGGTTCTCTCCGAACGGGAGGGAGAAAAAGCGGCCGCCTTCATCCATCCCATCCGCCTGGCGATAACCGGCAAGACGATGGGCCCGGCCCTTTTTGACATCGTGGAAGCGCTCGGACGCGAACGGGTGCTTGCGCGTCTTTCCCGCGCCACGGCCTTCATCAAAACTCGCATCGCTTCCCCGGCGTAA
- a CDS encoding pseudouridine synthase translates to MKSRTPRPKFKSAKQYILFNKPYAVLCQFSPEGEKQTLKDFLSLPKDVYPVGRLDYESEGLLLLTNDTDIKNQLTHPKFGHPKTYLTQVERLPAEEALDKLRRGVMIEGAPTKPAEVELLNEEPALPPRPVPIRFRKNIPTAWLKITIREGRNRQVRKMTAAVGHPTLRLVRIRIANLEMGDLQPGEQRKVERKEIF, encoded by the coding sequence ATGAAGTCCCGAACCCCAAGACCCAAATTCAAATCGGCGAAGCAATACATTCTTTTCAACAAACCCTACGCCGTTCTTTGCCAGTTTTCTCCGGAAGGGGAAAAACAGACGCTCAAAGATTTTCTTTCCCTTCCCAAAGACGTCTATCCCGTAGGGAGATTGGATTACGAAAGCGAGGGGCTTTTGCTTTTGACCAACGACACGGACATAAAAAACCAGCTCACCCATCCAAAATTCGGCCATCCAAAAACCTATCTAACGCAGGTCGAACGCCTTCCCGCCGAGGAAGCCCTCGATAAATTGCGCCGCGGGGTGATGATTGAGGGGGCCCCAACAAAACCGGCCGAGGTGGAACTGCTGAACGAAGAACCGGCCCTTCCGCCCCGCCCGGTTCCGATTCGGTTTAGAAAAAACATCCCTACGGCCTGGCTTAAAATCACCATACGGGAGGGGAGAAACCGGCAGGTCAGGAAAATGACCGCCGCCGTGGGCCACCCCACGCTCCGGCTGGTGCGCATCCGGATTGCCAATTTGGAAATGGGGGACCTGCAGCCGGGGGAGCAAAGAAAAGTGGAGCGAAAAGAGATTTTTTGA
- a CDS encoding DUF1801 domain-containing protein translates to MQSKAKTVKEYLNELPPDRKAAISAVREVILKNLPKGCEETIQYGMIGYVIPHRVYPAGYHCDPKQPLPFICLASQKNHMAIYLMNIYMNKASEDWFKKAYKAAGKKLDMGKSCIRFKKEEDLALDVIGQAVARQSVKEYIALYEKNKPRK, encoded by the coding sequence ATGCAAAGCAAAGCTAAAACCGTAAAGGAGTATTTGAACGAACTCCCGCCGGACAGGAAGGCGGCCATCTCCGCGGTGCGGGAGGTGATTTTGAAAAACCTGCCCAAAGGATGCGAAGAGACGATACAGTATGGAATGATTGGCTACGTCATCCCCCACCGGGTCTATCCCGCCGGCTATCACTGCGACCCGAAACAGCCGCTCCCCTTTATCTGCCTCGCCTCGCAGAAAAACCATATGGCCATATACCTGATGAACATCTATATGAACAAAGCCAGCGAGGATTGGTTCAAGAAAGCCTACAAGGCCGCGGGCAAAAAGCTGGATATGGGAAAATCCTGCATCCGCTTCAAAAAAGAGGAGGATTTGGCGTTGGATGTAATCGGCCAGGCGGTTGCCCGGCAGTCGGTGAAAGAGTACATCGCGCTCTACGAAAAAAACAAGCCCCGTAAATGA
- a CDS encoding YdeI/OmpD-associated family protein has translation MTVKNNFKIHAFKTAKDWKKWLEKNHAKSLGIWLRFFKKGSGIPSVTYAEALDEALCYGWIDSQLQKYDEVSYLQKFTPRRPKSPWSKRNIEHVARLEKEGRMRPAGKREVEAARADGRWEVAYDSSGTMELPADFLKELSKNKKAKAFFEKLNRANTYAIAWRLQTAKRPETRKRRMKALLEMLKTGKKLH, from the coding sequence ATGACCGTCAAAAACAACTTTAAAATACATGCTTTCAAGACCGCCAAGGACTGGAAAAAATGGCTGGAAAAAAACCACGCCAAGTCGCTGGGCATCTGGCTCCGGTTTTTCAAAAAGGGTTCCGGAATTCCCTCGGTGACCTACGCCGAGGCGCTGGACGAGGCGCTCTGCTACGGCTGGATTGACAGCCAGCTCCAGAAATACGACGAGGTCTCCTACCTGCAAAAATTCACCCCCCGAAGGCCCAAAAGCCCCTGGTCGAAACGGAATATCGAGCATGTTGCCCGGCTGGAAAAAGAAGGGCGGATGCGGCCCGCCGGGAAACGGGAGGTGGAAGCCGCCCGTGCCGACGGCCGCTGGGAGGTGGCCTACGACTCCTCCGGCACGATGGAACTCCCCGCCGATTTTTTGAAAGAACTTTCCAAAAACAAAAAGGCCAAAGCGTTTTTTGAGAAATTGAACCGCGCGAACACCTATGCCATCGCCTGGCGACTGCAGACGGCCAAAAGACCGGAGACCCGAAAGCGGCGGATGAAAGCGCTGCTTGAAATGCTCAAGACAGGGAAAAAACTGCACTAA
- a CDS encoding aldo/keto reductase produces MQKRKLGNSGLEITPLMFGGNVFGWTADEPTSFKLLDAFVDAGLNAIDTAEGYSNWHPGNKGGESETIIGKWLKKTGKRERVIIATKVGWWNTPEDNKGLTKARILQSAEDSLKRLQTDYIDLYQTHKDEPTTPIEERLEAYLKLLSEGKIRAIGASNYTAERLSQALRISGEKHLPRYESLQPLYNLFSRAEFEYELQPLCLKENIGVITYSSLASGFLSGKYRSEADLSKSLRGYRVKKYLNDRGFRILAAVEKVAKEHKTTTAAVALAWLQTRPAVTAPIASATNLAQLEELTSSTRLKLDSASLKLLNEASD; encoded by the coding sequence ATGCAAAAACGGAAACTGGGTAATTCCGGGCTGGAAATCACCCCTTTGATGTTCGGCGGCAACGTCTTTGGCTGGACGGCGGACGAGCCGACCTCCTTCAAACTGCTGGACGCCTTTGTGGATGCCGGGCTGAACGCCATCGACACGGCGGAGGGGTATTCCAACTGGCACCCCGGCAACAAGGGAGGGGAGTCCGAGACCATCATCGGCAAATGGCTGAAGAAAACGGGTAAGAGGGAGCGGGTGATTATCGCCACCAAGGTCGGCTGGTGGAACACGCCGGAGGACAACAAGGGATTGACCAAAGCCCGCATTTTGCAGTCAGCCGAGGATTCGCTGAAGCGTTTGCAAACCGATTACATCGACTTGTACCAGACCCACAAGGACGAACCCACCACCCCCATCGAGGAGCGGCTGGAGGCCTATCTAAAGCTTTTGTCCGAGGGAAAAATCCGCGCCATCGGCGCCTCCAATTACACCGCCGAGCGGCTTTCGCAAGCGTTGCGAATCAGCGGCGAGAAACATCTCCCCCGCTACGAGTCCCTCCAGCCCCTGTACAATCTTTTTTCCCGCGCGGAATTTGAATACGAGTTGCAGCCCCTTTGTTTGAAGGAAAACATCGGCGTGATTACCTACTCGTCGCTCGCGAGCGGCTTTCTTTCCGGCAAGTATCGTTCTGAGGCCGACCTGTCCAAAAGCTTGCGCGGTTACCGGGTGAAAAAATACCTGAACGACCGCGGTTTCCGCATTTTGGCCGCCGTCGAAAAGGTGGCGAAGGAGCATAAAACGACCACTGCCGCCGTCGCCTTGGCCTGGCTACAAACCCGTCCCGCCGTCACCGCCCCGATCGCCAGCGCCACTAATTTGGCGCAACTGGAGGAGCTGACCTCCTCTACCCGCTTGAAGCTGGACTCTGCCTCACTGAAACTTTTGAACGAAGCCAGCGATTAA
- a CDS encoding SDR family oxidoreductase: MRILFIWFLYSLALSIGLALKGFRSQSSSTRKTGEKRSAPKKILIIGATGGTGRKLVAQALERGYEVTALVRNPVKLGIEHPNLKIQQGDVLAYAAVESAVHGQEAVVSALGHKRYFGPSRILSEGTKNIIRAMEAEGVRRFVCQTSLGIGDSAGFLGIYYTFLVIPLVVPFYFWDKTRQERLIAESRLEWVIVRPGRLTNGEKRGRYRHGANVGNYLWTVRVSRSDTADFMLNQLTEDTYLGMAPGVSY, encoded by the coding sequence ATGAGAATTCTTTTTATTTGGTTTCTTTATTCCCTCGCGCTGTCGATTGGGCTGGCGCTCAAGGGATTTCGGTCGCAGAGTTCGTCCACAAGAAAAACGGGGGAGAAGCGTTCGGCCCCCAAGAAAATTTTAATCATCGGAGCCACCGGCGGGACGGGACGGAAGCTCGTCGCGCAAGCGCTCGAACGGGGATATGAAGTCACGGCTCTCGTCCGGAATCCCGTCAAGCTTGGTATTGAACACCCGAATTTGAAAATCCAGCAGGGGGATGTTTTGGCCTACGCCGCCGTCGAATCCGCCGTCCACGGGCAAGAGGCGGTGGTTTCCGCCCTCGGGCACAAGCGATACTTCGGCCCTTCCCGCATTCTTTCCGAAGGGACGAAAAATATCATCCGTGCGATGGAGGCAGAGGGGGTTCGGCGGTTTGTCTGCCAGACCTCCCTCGGCATCGGGGACAGCGCCGGATTTTTGGGGATTTATTACACCTTCCTCGTCATTCCGCTGGTGGTTCCGTTTTATTTTTGGGACAAAACAAGACAGGAGCGGCTGATTGCGGAAAGCCGGCTGGAGTGGGTGATTGTGCGGCCGGGGCGGTTGACCAATGGGGAAAAGCGGGGACGTTATCGCCACGGCGCAAACGTCGGCAATTACCTCTGGACGGTGCGCGTTTCCCGCTCGGATACGGCGGATTTTATGCTGAACCAATTGACGGAGGATACGTATCTTGGAATGGCGCCCGGGGTTTCGTATTGA
- a CDS encoding NAD(P)/FAD-dependent oxidoreductase produces the protein MRLAIIGGGAAGFFGAISAVTHNPSAKATLFEAAGKPLRKVKISGGGRCNVTHHCFEPTELVRGYPRGAKELLGPFTRFGPKETVEWFEKEGVRLKTEADGRMFPITDKSETVVDCLVSAAKKRGVQLRLNSKVKSIVAIGADRPEFEIGMGNGSKEKFDRVLLATGGSPAGHRFAATLGHTIIPCVPSLFTFNIKDERIAGLAGISFERVHLTLSDGQGESLEQMGPLLITHWGLSGPAVLKLSAWGARVLQACNYQATLVVNFLPDLNTEEISKRLADFKLQNGKKRVGSEKLFSIPARYWGRLVHSAGIPEETTWTNVSKKQMNALLAELTTARFVVSGKGIFKEEFVTAGGVSLKEVDFKTMQSRVCPGLYLAGEILDIDGITGGFNFQSAWTAGWLAGANMAGQV, from the coding sequence ATGCGGTTAGCCATCATCGGAGGCGGGGCGGCGGGATTTTTTGGGGCGATTTCGGCCGTCACCCATAATCCTTCCGCAAAAGCCACCCTCTTTGAGGCGGCGGGAAAGCCGCTGCGGAAAGTGAAAATCTCCGGCGGGGGACGGTGCAACGTGACCCACCACTGCTTTGAGCCGACGGAATTGGTCCGGGGATATCCGAGGGGAGCCAAAGAGCTTTTGGGGCCGTTCACCCGCTTCGGCCCGAAAGAGACGGTAGAATGGTTTGAAAAAGAGGGGGTGAGGCTGAAAACGGAGGCGGACGGGCGGATGTTTCCCATCACGGATAAATCCGAAACAGTCGTCGATTGCCTTGTTTCCGCCGCGAAAAAACGGGGGGTTCAACTACGGCTCAACAGTAAAGTGAAAAGCATTGTTGCAATCGGAGCGGACAGGCCGGAGTTTGAAATTGGGATGGGAAATGGTTCGAAGGAAAAATTCGACCGGGTCCTTCTGGCCACGGGGGGAAGCCCGGCGGGGCATCGCTTTGCCGCGACGCTGGGGCATACCATCATCCCCTGCGTGCCGTCGCTTTTCACCTTCAACATCAAGGATGAGCGCATCGCGGGACTTGCCGGAATCAGCTTTGAAAGGGTTCATCTCACTTTATCGGACGGTCAAGGAGAAAGTTTGGAGCAGATGGGGCCTTTGCTTATCACCCATTGGGGACTTTCCGGGCCGGCGGTTTTGAAACTTTCGGCCTGGGGGGCGCGGGTTTTGCAGGCGTGCAATTATCAGGCGACGCTTGTGGTCAATTTTCTGCCGGATTTAAACACCGAGGAAATTTCAAAGAGGCTGGCGGATTTCAAACTGCAAAACGGAAAAAAGCGGGTCGGCTCCGAAAAACTTTTTTCAATACCGGCAAGATACTGGGGGCGGCTCGTCCACTCGGCCGGAATTCCGGAGGAGACCACCTGGACGAACGTTTCCAAAAAGCAGATGAACGCGCTTTTGGCCGAGCTAACCACGGCGCGCTTTGTCGTTTCCGGAAAGGGAATTTTCAAGGAAGAATTTGTGACCGCCGGCGGGGTTTCCCTGAAGGAGGTGGATTTCAAAACGATGCAGAGCCGGGTTTGCCCCGGGCTATATCTTGCCGGGGAGATTCTGGATATCGACGGAATCACCGGAGGGTTCAACTTTCAATCCGCCTGGACCGCCGGATGGCTGGCGGGGGCGAATATGGCGGGGCAGGTTTGA
- a CDS encoding VCBS repeat-containing protein, translated as MKFARPIFFGFLAVLFASAVANAQQLFDSWITYSIDKAPTSVQSGDMDNDGDLDLVIGHLMGRAGQPTVLAMENDGQGFFTLRHTLYPAQRSGPVRAIDVFDLDGDGDLEILTAHDATGRVNFFRNKGGGTGFELPIECRAGRETFDVTAGFLDGDGFPELLAVNRSSGTVSIYKNRGSAAYPAESIKVVGTEPRSIELFDMDNDGDNDFAVSVGFIRPSPPDPYIGFAGFVLFENQGNGIIDDSARVLYKVARPSGTGHPLDTALNPFKILAEDFNNDGFLDLALACNAATIQPASSVVLIFLNRQNGTFDTLPALSKPARYTVGFGCQSIAAEDVDGDGDKDLISANYLGGTISVLKNNGNGTFAPKVDFLTPNNPPSVVSGGDYDGDGDFDVAAVSLGTPPSNPGNSFAVLKNKGDGTFEAGNEYLAGDLNVLGNLPFGIARGDVDGDGDIDLAIANQGIHDITIHRNSGSGSFPSPTCPPCSDWYFPPGGSKNWSGPRGIVLADLDGDLDLDFATANMGSNNVAVYKNNGAGSFAVDTVYLLGGGTAPFWIAAANLDGDADIDLITANQGTNFISILKNNGNATFAAPVNVTVGLRPVYVYPADLDGDGDIDLATADQGTDDFLDSVSLLFNDGAGAFPVRTALQVGSAPTSLVAADLDGDGDRDLAVAVAGTATREDTAVVVFRNSGTGTFAFHQRLLPGAGPNHIVAADFDLDGDVDLVTVDKARSAISFFANDGTGAFAAAQGFGAGIDPRFAAVGDFNGDGDLDLAITNQRSVSVPGQGAFTVLLNQEFVPGVALRGDLNGDRVYNLVDIAQQCNCIFMGTGVCTTALSDVNCDGDLSPVDIILLLQKVFISSAFPC; from the coding sequence ATGAAGTTCGCAAGACCGATTTTTTTTGGATTTTTGGCCGTTCTATTCGCTTCCGCAGTCGCAAACGCCCAGCAGCTTTTTGACAGCTGGATAACCTACAGCATCGACAAAGCCCCCACTTCCGTCCAATCGGGGGATATGGATAATGACGGCGATTTGGATTTGGTCATCGGGCACTTAATGGGGCGGGCGGGACAGCCGACGGTGCTCGCGATGGAAAACGACGGGCAGGGTTTCTTTACACTCCGCCATACGCTTTATCCCGCACAAAGGTCCGGCCCCGTGCGCGCCATTGACGTGTTTGACTTGGATGGGGACGGGGATTTGGAGATTCTGACTGCCCACGATGCCACGGGGAGGGTGAATTTCTTCCGCAACAAGGGAGGAGGAACCGGTTTTGAACTTCCCATCGAGTGCCGGGCGGGGCGTGAAACATTCGACGTTACGGCCGGGTTTCTGGATGGAGACGGCTTTCCGGAACTTCTTGCCGTCAATCGGTCTTCGGGAACCGTTTCGATTTATAAAAACCGCGGCTCGGCGGCTTATCCGGCGGAAAGCATCAAGGTGGTGGGGACCGAGCCCCGTTCCATCGAGCTTTTCGACATGGACAACGACGGGGACAACGATTTTGCCGTTTCGGTGGGGTTTATCCGCCCTTCCCCTCCCGATCCCTATATCGGTTTTGCCGGATTCGTTTTGTTTGAGAACCAGGGGAACGGGATAATTGACGACAGCGCCCGGGTTTTGTACAAAGTGGCCCGTCCTTCGGGTACCGGCCATCCTTTGGACACAGCTCTGAACCCGTTCAAGATTTTGGCCGAGGACTTCAACAACGACGGGTTTTTGGATTTGGCTCTGGCTTGCAATGCCGCCACCATCCAACCGGCGAGTTCGGTCGTCTTGATTTTTCTAAACCGGCAGAACGGCACGTTTGATACGCTTCCGGCCTTGAGCAAACCTGCACGCTACACGGTAGGGTTCGGATGTCAATCGATTGCCGCAGAAGACGTGGACGGAGATGGGGATAAAGACCTAATTTCAGCCAACTATCTCGGCGGAACCATATCAGTCCTGAAAAACAACGGCAACGGCACCTTTGCGCCCAAGGTGGACTTTTTAACCCCCAACAATCCCCCCTCGGTGGTGAGCGGCGGGGATTACGACGGAGACGGGGATTTTGACGTGGCGGCGGTGAGTTTGGGCACCCCCCCCAGCAACCCCGGAAATTCGTTTGCCGTGTTGAAGAACAAAGGAGATGGCACTTTTGAAGCGGGGAATGAGTATTTGGCGGGGGACCTTAACGTTCTGGGCAATCTTCCCTTCGGCATTGCCCGGGGGGATGTGGATGGGGATGGGGATATTGATTTGGCCATCGCCAATCAGGGGATACACGACATAACCATTCATAGAAACAGCGGGTCTGGGTCTTTTCCAAGTCCCACCTGTCCGCCATGCTCGGACTGGTATTTTCCGCCGGGAGGTTCGAAAAACTGGTCGGGACCGCGCGGCATCGTGCTGGCTGATTTGGACGGAGATTTGGATTTGGACTTTGCCACGGCCAATATGGGCAGCAACAACGTCGCTGTTTACAAAAACAATGGCGCCGGCAGCTTTGCCGTGGATACAGTCTATTTGCTTGGAGGCGGAACTGCCCCCTTTTGGATTGCGGCGGCCAATCTGGACGGGGATGCTGACATCGATTTAATAACGGCCAACCAAGGGACAAATTTTATTTCAATTCTTAAGAATAATGGAAATGCAACCTTTGCGGCACCGGTGAATGTTACGGTCGGATTGCGCCCGGTATATGTTTATCCCGCCGATTTGGATGGGGACGGAGATATCGACTTGGCAACCGCCGACCAGGGGACCGATGACTTTTTGGATTCGGTGAGTTTGCTTTTCAATGACGGCGCCGGGGCATTTCCCGTGCGGACGGCCCTGCAGGTGGGGAGCGCCCCCACTTCGCTCGTGGCCGCCGATTTGGACGGGGATGGAGACCGGGATTTGGCCGTGGCCGTGGCGGGCACAGCCACCCGGGAGGACACGGCGGTGGTGGTATTCAGAAACAGCGGAACCGGCACGTTTGCCTTTCACCAGCGGCTTCTTCCCGGCGCCGGCCCCAATCACATCGTGGCGGCCGATTTCGACTTGGACGGGGATGTGGACTTGGTGACCGTGGATAAGGCCCGGAGCGCCATCTCCTTTTTTGCCAACGACGGCACGGGCGCTTTTGCCGCCGCCCAAGGGTTCGGCGCGGGGATAGACCCGCGTTTTGCGGCGGTGGGGGACTTTAACGGGGACGGGGATTTGGATTTGGCGATAACCAATCAGCGCAGCGTCAGCGTTCCAGGGCAGGGGGCCTTTACCGTGCTTCTGAACCAGGAATTTGTTCCCGGGGTGGCTCTTCGGGGAGATTTGAACGGGGACAGGGTTTATAATCTGGTGGACATCGCCCAGCAGTGCAACTGCATCTTTATGGGGACGGGGGTTTGCACCACGGCTCTTTCGGACGTGAACTGCGACGGGGACCTTTCGCCCGTGGATATTATTCTGCTTTTGCAAAAGGTGTTCATCTCCTCGGCTTTCCCCTGCTGA